A genomic window from Triticum urartu cultivar G1812 chromosome 7, Tu2.1, whole genome shotgun sequence includes:
- the LOC125518128 gene encoding MLO-like protein 1: MAGGASGGGAVEITLEHTPTWIVASVCSLIVLISLLFERLLHRLGKRLTKGRRKPLYEALLKLKEELMLLGFISLLLTVFQGAMQKICVRESLMHHLLPCPRAGAGATKVARHFAATVFTGVVGSTRRLLAGGGASSEYCLNKGKVPILSIQAIHQLHIFIFVLEATHVVLSAVTVILGITQTRKWKHWEDKIQQSNDNGPQMIRHVQEFEFIKNHFRGHGKRCEIFGWLLLLVVGSKLEHIITELAIDVAQKHTAIDGELVVALSDDLFWFHRPKLVLLLIHIILFQNAFEIAFFFWLLVTHGFKSCIMGKPAYAITRLVISVISQLLCGYSTLPLYALISQMGSSFKKAMFDESISEGLTNWAQKARKRNRMPAASVGDNSPVGQGIQMTNTRRESAIEQGTARLI, from the exons ATGGCCGGAGGAgccagcggcggcggggcggtggaGATAACGCTGGAGCACACGCCGACGTGGATCGTCGCGTCCGTGTGCTCCCTCATCGTCCTCATCTCCCTGCTCTTCGAGCGCCTGCTCCACCGCCTCGGCAAG AGGCTCACAAAAGGCCGCCGCAAGCCGCTGTACGAGGCCCTGCTCAAGCTCAAAGAAG AGCTGATGCTGCTGGGCTTCATCTCCCTACTGCTCACCGTGTTCCAGGGCGCCATGCAGAAGATATGCGTCCGGGAGAGCCTGATGCACCACCTCCTGCCGTGCCCGCGCGCCGGCGCCGGTGCCACCAAGGTTGCACGGCACTTTGCCGCTACCGTGTTCACTGGTGTGGTGGGCAGCACGAGGAGGCTCCTGGCAGGTGGAGGCGCCTCCAGTGAGTACTGCCTCAATAAG GGCAAAGTTCCAATTCTTTCGATCCAAGCTATCCATCAGTTACACATATTTATCTTCGTCTTAGAAGCTACCCATGTGGTTCTCAGTGCTGTTACAGTTATTCTTGGAATCACACAG ACAAGAAAATGGAAACACTGGGAGGACAAGATCCAGCAAAGCAACGATAATG GTCCTCAAATGATCAGACATGTGCAAGAATTCGAATTTATCAAAAATCACTTTAGAGGTCATGGAAAGCGATGTGAAATATTTGGTTGGCTG TTGCTACTTGTGGTCGGAAGTAAGCTGGAGCATATTATCACGGAGCTAGCTATCGATGTTGCCCAGAAGCATACTGCAATAGATGGGGAGCTAGTTGTAGCTCTTTCAGATGATTTGTTTTGGTTCCACCGGCCTAAACTAGTCCTTCTATTGATCCATATCATCTTGTTCCAAAATGCATTTGAGATTGCATTTTTCTTCTGGCTGCTG GTAACACATGGATTTAAATCATGTATTATGGGAAAACCAGCATATGCTATTACTCGTCTGGTGATAAG TGTCATCAGTCAACTCCTCTGTGGATACAGCACACTACCTCTGTATGCTCTCATATCTCAA ATGGGAAGCTCATTCAAGAAAGCCATGTTCGATGAAAGTATATCCGAAGGCCTCACCAACTGGGCTCAAAAGGCTAGGAAGCGTAATAGAATGCCGGCAGCAAGTGTTGGTGACAATTCACCCGTTGGTCAGGGAATTCAAATGACAAATACAAGAAGAGAATCAGCAATCGAGCAAGGGACTGCTAGATTGATCTAA
- the LOC125519818 gene encoding probable methyltransferase PMT17, protein MRHLEFQRMRVTLAIGVVGLCATAYILGAWQGTSSAIKDAPRPVYAKTQCDEAASRAPSNASGAPSVALVTSSGARLDFQAHHRVAFNESLLATEMIPPCQLKYSEYTPCHDPRTARKFPKAMMQYRERHCPTKEKLFRCLIPAPPKYKNPFTWPQSRDYAWYDNIPHRELSIEKAVQNWIQVEGDRFRFPGGGTMFPHGADAYIDDIDALIPLTDGNIRTALDTGCGVASWGAFLLKRGIITMSFAPRDSHEAQVQFALERGVPAMIGVMATDRIPYPARAFDMAHCSRCLIPWNKLDGLYLVEVDRVLRPGGYWILSGPPIRWKKHYKGWQRTEEDLKQEQDEIEDLAKRLCWKKVVEKDDLAVWQKPINHMECANNRNADETPQFCNSSDVDTAWYKKMETCISPLPEVQTEEEAAGGALEKWPERASAVPPRINRGSVSGITPEKFEEDKKLWAERADHYKKLVPPLAKGRYRNVMDMDAGMGGFAAALMEYPLWVMNVVPSGSAPDALGVIYERGFIGTFHDWCEAFSTYPRTYDLIHADKVFSFYQDRCDITYILLEMDRILRPEGTVIFRDTVEMLVKIQAITNGMRWKSQIMDHESGPFNPEKILVAVKTYWTAEPAQKQQ, encoded by the exons ATGCGCCACCTGGAGTTCCAGAGGATGCGCGTGACGCTGGCGATCGGCGTGGTCGGCCTGTGCGCCACGGCGTACATCCTTGGCGCCTGGCAAGGCACCTCGTCCGCCATAAAGGACGCCCCCAGGCCTGTGTACGCCAAGACGCAGTGCGACGAAGCTGCCTCGCGTGCCCCCAGCAATGCGTCAGGCGCCCCCAGCGTCGCCTTGGTGACATCCTCGGGCGCCCGTCTCGATTTCCAGGCCCACCACCGGGTGGCCTTCAACGAGTCGTTGCTGGCGACGGAGATGATCCCGCCGTGTCAGCTCAAGTACAGCGAGTACACCCCTTGCCATGACCCGAGGACGGCGAGGAAGTTTCCAAAGGCGATGATGCAGTACAGGGAGAGGCACTGCCCCACAAAAGAAAAATTGTTCCGGTGCCTGATCCCTGCGCCCCCGAAGTATAAGAACCCCTTCACGTGGCCGCAGAGTCGGGATTATGCGTGGTATGATAACATCCCTCACCGGGAGCTGAGTATCGAGAAGGCCGTGCAGAATTGGATTCAGGTTGAGGGGGACAGGTTTAGGTTCCCTGGTGGTGGCACGATGTTCCCGCATGGTGCTGATGCTTATATCGATGATATCGATGCCCTCATACCGTTAACTGACGGCAACATCAGAACTGCACTTGATACTGGATGTGGG GTGGCAAGTTGGGGTGCTTTTCTTCTGAAGAGGGGCATCATCACCATGTCATTTGCACCAAGGGATTCGCACGAGGCACAGGTACAGTTTGCGTTAGAGAGGGGAGTGCCGGCTATGATTGGAGTAATGGCAACCGATAGAATCCCATATCCTGCTAGAGCATTTGACATGGCGCACTGCTCTAGATGTTTGATCCCATGGAACAAGCTCG ACGGTTTATATCTGGTTGAAGTAGACAGAGTTCTAAGACCAGGAGGCTACTGGATCCTCTCTGGGCCTCCAATCCGTTGGAAGAAGCACTACAAGGGGTGGCAAAGAACAGAGGAAGACCTGAAGCAAGAGCAAGATGAGATTGAGGACCTAGCAAAGCGCCTCTGCTGGAAGAAGGTGGTAGAGAAAGATGACCTTGCTGTATGGCAGAAACCTATCAACCATATGGAGTGTGCTAATAATCGGAATGCCGACGAAACTCCGCAGTTCTGCAACAGCAGTGATGTGGACACTGCTTG GTACAAGAAGATGGAGACATGCATATCTCCTCTGCCGGAAGTGCAAACCGAGGAAGAAGCTGCTGGCGGAGCCCTCGAGAAATGGCCAGAAAGAGCATCCGCAGTTCCGCCGAGAATAAACCGAGGTTCAGTTTCAGGCATCACCCCTGAGAAGTTCGAAGAGGACAAGAAGTTGTGGGCAGAGCGAGCGGACCACTACAAGAAACTGGTCCCGCCACTGGCCAAGGGGCGATACAGGAACGTGATGGACATGGATGCGGGGATGGGGGGTTTTGCTGCTGCGCTGATGGAGTATCCACTCTGGGTGATGAATGTGGTGCCTTCAGGTTCTGCTCCTGATGCCCTCGGTGTTATCTACGAGCGGGGGTTCATCGGGACATTCCATGACTGGTGTGAGGCTTTCTCGACGTATCCCAGGACGTATGACCTCATCCATGCTGATAAAGTGTTCAGCTTTTATCAGGATAG GTGTGACATAACATACATTCTCCTGGAGATGGACCGGATTCTGCGGCCTGAAGGGACGGTGATCTTCAGGGACACCGTGGAGATGTTAGTGAAGATACAAGCCATCACCAATGGCATGAGATGGAAGAGCCAGATCATGGATCATGAATCCGGGCCGTTCAACCCTGAGAAGATCCTTGTGGCCGTCAAAACTTACTGGACCGCGGAGCCTGCCCAAAAGCAGCAATAG